In Labilibaculum sp. DW002, one DNA window encodes the following:
- the hydF gene encoding [FeFe] hydrogenase H-cluster maturation GTPase HydF, with translation MGRERRPHIGIFGRRNNGKSTLINFLAGQDIAIVSDVAGTTTDPVKKSFEITGFGPVILIDTAGIDDTGDLGKKRILKTNQAIKTIDLAILVITQNTFGDFELGLIEKFRKQDVPFIAVHNKQDIELLHQNTSDLLQKNGAKEILHFSNNEGNIEPIVNSIKTTIPESAYTTPSLLGDLISYGDIVLLITPIDIEAPEGRLILPQVQAIRDILDNDAVCIVLKEKEVDAFLRKTGIKPKLVVTDSQVFLKAGASIPSDIALTSFSIMLAHFKGNFSAYLNGTPKISELKDGDKVLLLESCTHHSSCDDIGRVKIPRWISNFTGKQLEYVVVAGLDEVPGDISDYALLIQCGGCMITPKQLGNRLQPAIDAGIPVTNYGMAIAYVQGIYNRAVAPFAKIEDSTSDYL, from the coding sequence ATGGGAAGAGAAAGACGTCCTCATATTGGAATTTTTGGAAGAAGAAATAATGGAAAAAGTACCTTAATCAATTTTCTTGCAGGACAAGATATTGCGATTGTTTCTGACGTGGCTGGAACCACAACCGATCCTGTTAAAAAATCCTTTGAAATAACTGGTTTTGGTCCTGTCATTCTAATCGATACGGCTGGTATTGATGATACAGGAGATCTAGGTAAAAAACGAATTCTGAAGACCAATCAAGCCATTAAAACCATTGATTTAGCAATTTTGGTAATCACTCAGAATACATTTGGTGATTTTGAATTGGGTCTTATTGAAAAATTCCGAAAACAAGATGTTCCATTTATAGCTGTTCACAATAAACAAGATATTGAATTATTGCACCAAAATACTTCTGATTTATTACAAAAAAATGGTGCTAAAGAAATTCTTCATTTCTCAAACAACGAAGGCAATATTGAGCCCATCGTTAACAGCATAAAAACAACGATTCCAGAATCGGCTTACACAACTCCTTCTCTACTTGGCGATTTAATTTCATATGGTGATATCGTTTTATTGATTACGCCAATAGACATTGAAGCTCCTGAAGGCAGACTTATTCTTCCGCAAGTTCAAGCAATTCGAGACATTCTTGATAATGATGCAGTTTGCATAGTCTTAAAAGAAAAGGAAGTTGATGCTTTTTTACGTAAAACTGGAATTAAACCTAAGCTTGTTGTCACCGACAGCCAAGTATTTTTAAAGGCTGGAGCATCGATTCCTTCCGATATTGCATTAACCAGTTTTAGCATTATGCTGGCCCATTTCAAAGGCAATTTTAGTGCCTATTTAAATGGAACTCCCAAAATATCAGAATTAAAAGATGGTGACAAAGTATTGTTACTCGAAAGTTGCACGCACCATAGCTCTTGTGATGATATTGGACGTGTAAAAATTCCTCGATGGATCTCAAATTTCACAGGAAAGCAATTAGAATATGTAGTTGTTGCCGGATTAGACGAAGTTCCTGGTGACATAAGCGACTATGCTCTTTTAATTCAATGTGGTGGGTGTATGATTACCCCTAAACAACTAGGTAATCGACTTCAGCCAGCTATTGATGCTGGAATTCCAGTTACCAACTACGGTATGGCAATTGCCTACGTTCAAGGAATCTACAATCGAGCGGTAGCTCCTTTCGCTAAAATTGAAGACTCAACATCAGACTATTTGTAA